The Thermodesulfobacteriota bacterium genomic sequence ATTTTCAATAATTTCAGTAAGCTATGATTGCTCAAAACACTATATAAAATCAGCGGGTTATGATTGGATAGACCGTGCCTCATCGCTTTGCAAACGGAAAATATTTTTGAGAACTACTATAATCCTTACAAATGTGTCGGCGGTTGTTGTAATTTCAAAGTTTTGCTTTGATTGTTTTAAAGAATCGATAACTCTTTTGCACTGATTTTTAAATTCCGGATGATGATTGACGAAAAAATCAAGGTCATCGGAATATCGATGCCGTAAATAATTTCGACTTAATGCGGTACCTCCCGTTAGATAGAAATCCACATTCGAGGACTGAACCAGTGTTAATATTTTATCCTGAAAAGGATATATCTTATTTTGATAAAACTTCTCTGGCATATAGGAATCTGTCTTTTAATGCTTTGGGGTAAATCCGGTTAATTACCTGATCGCTTAAAGCCTGTTTGAGATTTTCTAATGGAACAAGTTTTAACAGGGTATACCAGTCGTAAGTTGTCAACAGTCTAGCATATAAGTCGGCTTTTTTAATTTGCCCAATTCCGTCTATTTTTCCATCCAGCATTTGATAGAGTTGCTCAGGGTCAACATTCATATCCCAGTATAGTCTGGAAAACATTTTTATTTTCTTATTTTTTGGAAAGTGTTGCATTCCGTACTAACAGTTTTAATCTATATCCGATTCGAGACTATGTTTTTTAAAAAGTCAGAAAATTTTTGCAATGTTTCACCTGATGTTTACAGGCCATTTTATCACACCGGCAATAAATAACATTCCAAGTGTTTGGCCAATCCTTATCCTCTGCGGAAACCGCTTTTTGTATGATTAAATCTGATAATCCGGTTTTATGTTTTTCCATTTTAAAAAACCGGCAATTGAATCTAATAGTTCCTTTAAATCATCAATTTTAGTTTGCAGAATTTGATATAGCTGATCATCGTTTATTTCCCAATAGATGTGTACCAGTCGGTTTCGAAATTTAGCCATTTTTATCAATTCTTCTGAAAAATCTTCAGTAATAGTTCCAACTTCAGCCATCACCCTAAAGGTGTCCGCATAATCTTCCGGCACACGATAGCCGTTTCTTGAAATGATATGATTGCACATATCAATACTTGATTCGATGGCGACGATAAAATGGTATTTTGCACTTCCGATTTTGTCAGGGTCTTTGATAAACTTATCCTGACTTAAATTTCTCAATGACTGAAGACGCCTGACACTTTTTCTAAGCTCGGAAACAATCTTTAACATTTTATCTTTGTCATACCGGGGCATCGATTACATCCTCCAAATATTGCCTTCTAAATCTCGAAAAATCAAAGTACTTTTTTAATACAATATTTTCGAAATCGGCACGCCGATTCGGGTTACTGTCGAAAATCAACTGTCCGTGACGTATGGCATTTTGTACAAAGGAGAGAGGTGCGTGGTTAAGGGCTCTGACGTCTATTTCGAATTTCACCTGTTTGTAAAGCTTAATTTCAAGTTCCATCTCATATTCGAGCAGATTATCAGGCTGACTTTGCGTAAGTATGCCCAGATCAATGTCTGCAAATGATTGATGAGAAATAAATGAGCCAAAAATATAAGCAGCGAATATTTCACTATACTGTTGCAAGCAAGATGAAATGATGTCTATAACTTCATCCTTTTTTTTCTTTTTTATAGAATATTTTTTCTTTTTGTTCATTCTTTGTTGATCTGCTAAAATTTCACTGAGCATGTCTTTTAAAATATATTTGTACGCTTATTTTAGTTCGAACGTTTTCCGGATGTTTGTCGGTAAAAAATATCAGCGACTTTATTAATTTCAATTAAATCGAAAAGCTTTTTTACACTCTTTTCATTCCCATAATTCAATACGGCTTCAACCACAGCATATAGGCTGATATTCGGCTTTTCTTCAGGTTTTATCCACCAGAACAACGAACTGTTTTCCATTATAAAGTCTTTAAACTCAGCATTCATTCCCATTTCTCAGTCCCCTGGTTATATATACTACGAAACCGGCCCTGCTTATTATCCTTACTCCATCATCGCCACCTTGCTTAGTGAAATTCCATTTTTTAATATGGTCTGTAATATATTTTCCCTTTCCTCAACACTGGTAATAATGATTTTATCGAAATAGATTGTGCTCAGGTAATCCGGGTCTGTAATCACAAAATCCATAAAAATCTCACCTGCTTTATTATCATCCACAACGGCAACTAGTTCTAACGGCGTTTCTTTTAAAGAGATATATGCGATTTCGGCCAGATCGCCGCTACCGTAAAAGACAATTTTTTGATTACCGTTTTTTGTCAACCCGGAAAATAAAACTCTTAATTTCTGACGTGCCGATTTATAGAATTGAAATGAATACTGAATATATTGATAGGTCAGTCGTGTTTTTTCAGCAGCGCCTTTGGGGGTAAGAATGTACTTGACCCTGTTTTTGGGAATATTTTTAATCTTGAAGAGCCCTTTTTGCGCAAGTCTTTTTACAAAAGAATTCACCAGGCCCAGCGAAATATTCAGCTTGCCGGCCAGGTATCGCTGACTTGGTGTTTTATCTTTGTCTATCTCTTCAAGAATTTTTAAGGTGCGTAGGTCTTGATTGTCCATCAATTAAATTCGGTGCGCTTATCTGTCCAATCTCTGAGTCCCCGATGAGCGGGATCTACGCTTCGCCTTTCTTGACCTTGAACAAAAATAAACATTTTTCAAAGGTCTCGATAGGTAAGATCATTAATGTTCATGTCTGCGTTAGTATGCTTCTTTCTGTGTCTATTTTTTTTGCGTTATAAAGCTTTTAATAACTGCTCATATTTATTATGGTCACCAATCCAGTACCAAATAACTGAATTCTCATTTCTTATAGCAAGGGCGCGGTAATCCATTGTCACTCTAACTGACCAGATATTGTATTCTGTATTCACACATTTGAAATTCAGAGAAGGATGGAAAGGGTTCTTCTTCCAAAGATCAAACTTTCTATCTGCATCCTTTTGAATCTTCTTTGGTAATCCTTTGTATGATTTCCAATACGACTTTACAGTAAATGGATTCATTACATCTCCTGACTTTTTCCATTAATATGTTCTTGCAGAGCTTGTTTTGCCATATTAATCATTGGTTCTGGAGACTTTGATAATAATTCCTGCCATTTCTGTTCACTATAAAGTTCATTTACAAAATTTCTCAACAGTTCTAAGGCCTGATCCCTATGAACTTTATCAATACCTTCCAAAATCTCAACAGCGGTCAAAGATTCCGGAGTCAAAGATTTTACAGTTTGCATTACGTCACCTCTCTATTTTTTATTTTTTCATGAAACTTAAAGTTAATACAAGAGCTTTGCATAACCTCTAAAATTTTGATCAAAAAACCTTATTTTTATTCTATTTTCAAAGGTCTCAAGGTCTGCAGAATTTTTAAATAGCTCCGCCTGGTGGGTTACATTGTGTAATTAGTGAAACTGGTGCGGATCATGATTGAGGTAAATCTTGATGCCGTCGTAAAAAGTCTCATCTACTGCGTTGTAGTGGTTTTTTCAGGAACTCGACATACTAAATGTATAGTCTCGTTACTGAAAAATCACTACGCCTTGTATATAAGCCTTTTTACTTAGCCATCCGGCGCTTATTCAAAGATTTTTTATGAGCTCATCGATATTTAGATGTTCATTTTGTAAACGTTCAGTAGTTGAACATATTCCAAACTTCATGTCAAGCAAAAAAAATGAATTATTTAATCTGATAGTTATAACCGGTAGCAAAATTTTTTATCGGTATGAATCGTGAGAGGAATTGTGTTATTTTTTCAGTAAAAATTAAAGCCCAATTGAAAAAAGCACGAAATTGAGAAAACAAGAAATTTCTTATCTTTTTTCTTTGTTTTCGTCCTTTCGT encodes the following:
- a CDS encoding winged helix-turn-helix transcriptional regulator; its protein translation is MDNQDLRTLKILEEIDKDKTPSQRYLAGKLNISLGLVNSFVKRLAQKGLFKIKNIPKNRVKYILTPKGAAEKTRLTYQYIQYSFQFYKSARQKLRVLFSGLTKNGNQKIVFYGSGDLAEIAYISLKETPLELVAVVDDNKAGEIFMDFVITDPDYLSTIYFDKIIITSVEERENILQTILKNGISLSKVAMME
- a CDS encoding DUF86 domain-containing protein, whose protein sequence is MPRYDKDKMLKIVSELRKSVRRLQSLRNLSQDKFIKDPDKIGSAKYHFIVAIESSIDMCNHIISRNGYRVPEDYADTFRVMAEVGTITEDFSEELIKMAKFRNRLVHIYWEINDDQLYQILQTKIDDLKELLDSIAGFLKWKNIKPDYQI
- a CDS encoding nucleotidyltransferase domain-containing protein gives rise to the protein MNKKKKYSIKKKKKDEVIDIISSCLQQYSEIFAAYIFGSFISHQSFADIDLGILTQSQPDNLLEYEMELEIKLYKQVKFEIDVRALNHAPLSFVQNAIRHGQLIFDSNPNRRADFENIVLKKYFDFSRFRRQYLEDVIDAPV
- a CDS encoding nucleotidyl transferase AbiEii/AbiGii toxin family protein; translation: MPEKFYQNKIYPFQDKILTLVQSSNVDFYLTGGTALSRNYLRHRYSDDLDFFVNHHPEFKNQCKRVIDSLKQSKQNFEITTTADTFVRIIVVLKNIFRLQSDEARSIQS